The Cellulophaga sp. L1A9 genome window below encodes:
- a CDS encoding exo-beta-N-acetylmuramidase NamZ domain-containing protein yields the protein MMLFPCLKNTFLLLVLVFSSCGKTKKATINTNETVNIKIEKAIDTPLVIAANKTKTYLPLLKGKNIAIVANQTSVIFNKKGHTHVVDSLVALNISIAKVFAPEHGFRGEVDAGEHVKDGLDKKTGLPLVSLYGKNRKPSKEQLENIDLMLFDIQDVGVRFYTYIATLQLVMEACAENNIPIIVLDRPNPNAHYIDGPTMEAKHTSFLGMTQIPLVYGMTIGEYAQMINKESWLKNEVKADLTVIPMDHYSHEYFYSLPIRPSPNLPNDLSIKLYPSLGLFEGTDVNAGRGTEFQFQRYGAPFLDQSHYSFSYTPVANFGAKYPKHKGEVCFGTDLTTIDTSDLKMVDLQWIIDAYTHTKDKSLFFLTSGFTKHAGTEKLQKQIEAGMKAAEIRETWQADIANFKKIRGKYLMYN from the coding sequence ATGATGCTTTTTCCTTGTCTCAAAAATACATTTTTATTATTGGTTTTAGTGTTTTCTTCTTGTGGAAAGACAAAGAAGGCTACAATTAATACCAATGAAACCGTAAATATAAAAATTGAAAAAGCAATAGATACGCCCTTAGTAATTGCTGCCAATAAAACAAAAACTTACTTACCGCTATTGAAAGGAAAAAATATAGCTATAGTTGCCAACCAAACCAGCGTAATTTTTAATAAAAAGGGGCATACTCATGTTGTAGATTCTTTAGTCGCTTTAAATATATCTATTGCCAAAGTATTTGCTCCTGAACATGGATTTAGAGGTGAAGTAGATGCTGGGGAGCATGTAAAAGACGGTTTGGATAAAAAGACCGGTTTACCACTTGTTTCTTTATATGGTAAAAACCGGAAACCATCGAAAGAGCAATTAGAAAACATCGATTTAATGTTATTTGATATTCAAGATGTTGGCGTGCGATTCTATACGTATATCGCGACCTTACAATTGGTTATGGAAGCTTGCGCTGAAAACAATATTCCTATTATCGTTCTAGATAGGCCCAACCCTAATGCTCATTATATTGATGGCCCTACCATGGAAGCCAAACATACTAGCTTCTTAGGAATGACCCAAATACCATTGGTATACGGAATGACCATTGGTGAATATGCGCAAATGATTAATAAAGAAAGCTGGCTGAAAAATGAAGTAAAAGCAGACTTAACAGTGATACCGATGGATCATTATTCTCACGAATACTTTTATAGCTTACCTATTAGACCTTCGCCTAATCTACCCAATGACCTATCTATAAAATTATACCCTAGTTTGGGACTTTTTGAAGGCACTGATGTAAATGCAGGACGAGGAACAGAATTTCAGTTTCAACGTTACGGCGCTCCTTTTCTAGACCAATCACATTATTCCTTCTCTTACACTCCCGTTGCCAATTTTGGTGCTAAATACCCAAAACACAAGGGAGAAGTTTGTTTTGGCACTGATTTAACAACAATAGACACCTCAGACTTAAAGATGGTAGATCTTCAGTGGATTATTGATGCCTATACCCACACAAAGGACAAAAGCCTATTTTTCTTAACCAGCGGATTTACCAAACATGCCGGAACTGAGAAGTTGCAAAAACAAATTGAAGCAGGGATGAAGGCCGCTGAAATTAGAGAAACATGGCAAGCTGATATAGCAAACTTTAAGAAAATTAGAGGGAAATATTTGATGTATAATTGA
- a CDS encoding Crp/Fnr family transcriptional regulator, producing the protein MHQKPNPHFLNNIFNSNDFNKEELEAILPKFKQKAFKKNSFLLEQGKAANEYWFVESGFIRSFVLDIKGNDITTNFYSAGDIVIDWPSFFLRNPTRENIQALTDCVCWQLDFETFQQLFHSIEGFREQGRTTLVKSYFNLKSHNISMIADQAKERYENLLKENPLIIQNVSLKHIATYLGITDTSLSRIRKEISSE; encoded by the coding sequence ATGCATCAGAAACCAAACCCTCATTTTCTAAATAACATCTTTAATTCTAATGACTTTAACAAAGAAGAATTAGAGGCTATACTCCCAAAATTTAAACAAAAAGCATTTAAAAAAAATTCATTTCTCCTAGAACAAGGCAAAGCAGCCAATGAGTATTGGTTTGTAGAAAGTGGTTTTATTCGTTCTTTTGTGTTAGATATTAAAGGGAATGATATTACTACCAATTTCTATTCTGCTGGTGATATTGTTATTGATTGGCCATCCTTTTTTTTAAGAAACCCTACTCGAGAAAATATTCAAGCACTTACGGATTGTGTTTGCTGGCAATTAGATTTTGAAACTTTTCAGCAACTTTTTCATAGCATAGAAGGTTTCAGAGAACAAGGGCGAACTACTCTTGTCAAAAGCTATTTTAATTTAAAAAGTCATAATATCTCCATGATTGCAGATCAGGCAAAAGAGCGTTACGAGAATTTATTAAAAGAAAACCCTCTTATCATCCAGAATGTTTCTTTAAAACATATTGCCACTTATCTTGGCATTACAGATACCTCACTTAGTAGAATTCGTAAAGAAATTTCGAGCGAATAG
- a CDS encoding SRPBCC family protein, with protein sequence MTIVLISIALTIFVIYGFYNAQQLKSIEITKSITIQKSKEEVFDMVQYLNNFPKWSPFLAQDPNQKYKITGIDGTIGAKYHWEGNKGKDLGLQEIVSIAENKSIKMICDIQKPFVAKPIFDYSFKTTNEGTLVTQNFQLESGLMDAFFMWLFGVKSKMEKTNEQGLQLLKKSLENV encoded by the coding sequence ATGACTATTGTACTAATTAGTATTGCTCTTACCATTTTTGTTATTTACGGATTTTATAATGCACAGCAGCTCAAATCCATTGAAATTACAAAATCAATCACCATACAGAAATCAAAAGAAGAGGTATTTGATATGGTTCAATATTTGAATAATTTCCCCAAATGGTCTCCTTTTCTGGCACAAGATCCAAATCAGAAATATAAGATCACTGGCATTGATGGAACTATCGGCGCAAAATACCATTGGGAAGGCAACAAAGGTAAGGACCTTGGATTACAAGAAATTGTAAGCATCGCAGAAAATAAATCTATTAAAATGATTTGCGATATACAGAAACCTTTTGTAGCAAAACCTATTTTTGATTATTCATTTAAAACAACCAACGAAGGTACATTGGTAACGCAAAATTTTCAGCTCGAATCTGGATTAATGGATGCTTTTTTTATGTGGCTTTTTGGCGTGAAATCTAAAATGGAAAAAACCAACGAACAAGGTTTACAATTGCTCAAAAAATCTCTTGAAAACGTATAA
- a CDS encoding helix-turn-helix domain-containing protein — MNSIANKIIETRKIKGLSQEELAEQSKISLRTLQRIENNENNPRGKTLSLICNTLELNLEGMLARNQNQSPNIATKFIDFLFFTLANLLLVALLGFMTIDSQANFNSRFAMVLLSILIPLFIVNFTPNMSSNERLLKFGLGYLLYFIATLSIAGFVTGFLSGLFLCILINLSMLYFGSQLINKK; from the coding sequence ATGAATTCAATTGCAAATAAAATTATTGAAACAAGAAAAATAAAAGGTTTATCTCAAGAAGAACTTGCTGAACAATCTAAAATTAGTTTAAGAACACTTCAGCGTATTGAAAATAATGAGAATAATCCTCGTGGAAAAACACTGTCTTTAATATGCAACACACTAGAGTTAAATCTAGAAGGAATGTTAGCTAGAAACCAAAATCAATCCCCTAACATAGCTACTAAATTTATCGATTTTTTATTTTTTACACTTGCGAATCTGCTATTAGTTGCATTATTAGGCTTCATGACTATAGATTCACAGGCTAACTTTAACAGCCGGTTTGCCATGGTACTACTCAGTATACTCATCCCTTTATTCATTGTCAATTTCACCCCGAATATGAGTTCCAATGAGCGCTTATTAAAATTTGGTCTTGGATATCTATTATACTTTATCGCGACACTAAGTATTGCAGGATTTGTAACTGGTTTTTTATCAGGATTATTTTTATGTATCCTAATTAATCTATCTATGTTGTATTTTGGCAGTCAATTAATAAATAAAAAATAA
- a CDS encoding GNAT family N-acetyltransferase yields the protein MKIIKATIEDSKLLSEIGKEAFLQTHGKSAPEKDIAAFTAKYYTEAAFFDELNNPDNIYYLIYSNDFVAGYSKIAFNQTHPNIPEKHITKLDRIYLLQEFHGQNLGTALFNHNVELSKKENQLGLWLYVWTENEKAIRFYKKSGFKIVGSHDYQISETRTNPNHILFLKY from the coding sequence ATGAAAATTATTAAAGCTACTATTGAAGATAGCAAATTGCTATCGGAAATTGGAAAAGAAGCATTTTTACAAACCCATGGTAAAAGTGCCCCTGAAAAAGATATAGCTGCTTTTACAGCTAAATATTATACGGAAGCTGCTTTTTTTGATGAGCTAAATAATCCTGACAACATTTATTATTTAATCTATAGTAATGACTTTGTGGCTGGGTACTCTAAAATTGCGTTTAACCAAACGCACCCAAATATTCCTGAAAAACACATCACTAAATTGGACCGAATCTATCTGTTACAAGAATTTCATGGTCAAAATTTAGGAACTGCACTATTCAATCATAACGTTGAATTATCAAAAAAAGAAAACCAATTAGGTCTATGGCTTTATGTATGGACAGAAAATGAAAAAGCCATTCGCTTCTATAAAAAAAGTGGATTTAAAATTGTGGGATCTCATGATTATCAAATTTCGGAAACCCGTACAAATCCTAACCACATACTATTCTTAAAATATTAA